A single window of Methanomicrobiales archaeon DNA harbors:
- a CDS encoding acetyl-coenzyme A synthetase N-terminal domain-containing protein translates to MADEFEVKLVEQETVIVPDRSYRENAWVKNYEETYQKFIQDPEGFWDDIAQELDWFAPYERVKDWQYPHARWFVNGKLNITHNCLDRHALNSRRNRVALIWRGENGEERIFTYR, encoded by the coding sequence ATGGCAGACGAGTTCGAGGTGAAACTGGTCGAGCAGGAGACGGTGATCGTTCCGGACCGGAGCTACCGGGAGAACGCCTGGGTGAAGAACTACGAGGAGACCTACCAGAAGTTCATCCAGGATCCGGAGGGGTTCTGGGATGACATAGCGCAGGAGCTGGACTGGTTCGCGCCCTACGAGAGGGTGAAGGACTGGCAGTATCCGCATGCCAGATGGTTCGTGAACGGCAAGCTCAACATCACCCACAACTGCCTGGACCGCCATGCCCTGAACTCCCGGAGGAACAGGGTGGCGCTGATCTGGCGGGGGGAGAACGGGGAGGAGCGGATCTTCACCTACCGC
- a CDS encoding ferredoxin has protein sequence MVAVEIDRPGCISCAACWTTCPGVFEENPQDTFSQIREEYRTGSDISRGDVPKDQEDCVREAADLCPTQVIRVE, from the coding sequence ATGGTTGCAGTTGAGATCGATCGTCCGGGGTGCATCAGCTGCGCTGCCTGCTGGACAACATGCCCCGGCGTGTTCGAGGAGAACCCGCAGGACACGTTCAGCCAGATCAGAGAGGAGTACCGTACCGGTTCCGATATCAGCAGAGGGGATGTCCCGAAGGATCAGGAGGACTGTGTGCGGGAAGCCGCGGATCTCTGTCCGACGCAGGTCATCCGGGTCGAGTAA
- a CDS encoding YcaO-related McrA-glycine thioamidation protein, producing MHLRPCKKGYREDTHRAYPPEETLRRIEGKMASAGITRVADITSLDRIGIPVFSSIRPSAEEGAVSVYNGKGATPIEARISAMMEGIERFSAEADGRFLECSAYSAVARTENALDPSALILPPRTDPDLAVPWVKGYDILQDEEILVPAHAVFHPLAARYNRLFRTNTNGLASGNTLEEAVFHGLAEVIERDAWSLVEVSRNTGPVVRNVTDPLIAEFLQKFEKAGVSVVLRDISSDIGIPTFAAVSDDILLKDPALLTIGMGTHTNARVAMLRALTEVAQSRLTQIHGAREDTDLADIRKKIGYERTKRMNRHWFEIRTEKDCSEIPSFDSDDFLTDIRLLLRHLQERGVERVIVADLTREEIGVPVVRVIVPGLEVYAMDGERLGERCRSAAKNRRLSRPESGS from the coding sequence ATGCACCTGCGGCCCTGCAAGAAAGGATACAGGGAGGATACGCACCGTGCATATCCTCCGGAAGAGACATTACGGCGCATCGAGGGGAAAATGGCCAGCGCCGGCATCACCCGCGTCGCGGACATCACCAGCCTCGATCGGATCGGAATCCCCGTATTCTCCAGCATCCGCCCTTCGGCCGAAGAGGGTGCGGTGTCGGTCTACAACGGCAAGGGAGCGACCCCCATCGAAGCCCGGATATCGGCGATGATGGAGGGGATCGAGCGGTTCTCGGCGGAGGCGGACGGACGGTTCCTCGAGTGCTCCGCGTACTCGGCGGTCGCACGGACGGAGAATGCCCTGGATCCCAGCGCTCTGATCCTGCCGCCCCGCACGGACCCAGATCTGGCGGTGCCGTGGGTGAAAGGCTACGACATCCTGCAGGATGAGGAGATCCTGGTGCCCGCCCATGCCGTGTTCCATCCTCTGGCCGCACGGTACAACCGCCTCTTCCGCACCAACACCAACGGCCTCGCCTCGGGAAACACTCTCGAAGAGGCAGTATTCCACGGTCTTGCGGAGGTGATCGAGCGGGACGCCTGGTCGCTCGTGGAGGTGAGCCGCAATACGGGCCCCGTCGTCCGCAACGTCACCGATCCGCTGATCGCAGAATTCCTGCAGAAGTTCGAGAAAGCCGGGGTTTCCGTCGTGTTGCGGGACATCTCCAGCGATATCGGAATCCCGACATTCGCCGCGGTCTCCGACGACATCCTCCTGAAGGATCCGGCGCTGCTCACCATCGGCATGGGAACCCATACGAATGCGCGGGTCGCCATGCTGCGGGCCCTTACGGAGGTCGCCCAGAGCCGCCTGACGCAGATCCATGGTGCCCGGGAGGATACCGATCTCGCGGACATCCGGAAGAAGATCGGCTACGAGCGGACGAAGAGGATGAACCGGCACTGGTTCGAGATCCGTACCGAGAAGGACTGCTCCGAAATACCCTCCTTCGACAGCGACGATTTCCTGACGGACATCCGCCTCCTCCTGCGGCATCTGCAGGAGAGGGGAGTCGAGAGAGTGATCGTGGCGGACCTGACACGGGAGGAGATCGGTGTCCCCGTGGTCCGCGTGATCGTCCCGGGTCTTGAGGTGTATGCGATGGACGGGGAGAGGCTGGGGGAGAGGTGCAGGAGTGCAGCCAAGAATCGTCGTCTTTCTCGGCCCGAGTCTGGATCCTGA
- a CDS encoding TfuA-related McrA-glycine thioamidation protein, whose translation MQPRIVVFLGPSLDPEEARRILPAAEYRPPAKRGDILRAAGDGAGILGLIDGVFFQDCSVAHREILSVLRRGVRVIGASSMGALRAAELDGFGMEGVGEIYALYRSAAVESDDEVALSFDPLSFRPLSEPLINIRHNLRRAVEQGVLDPGEAETLLSAARDLYFPRRTWAAVLRAAEDRIDSGSLERFRHFLETDYRDLKREDAIAALQRIAEIVEGG comes from the coding sequence GTGCAGCCAAGAATCGTCGTCTTTCTCGGCCCGAGTCTGGATCCTGAAGAGGCCCGGCGGATCCTGCCGGCAGCCGAATACCGCCCGCCGGCGAAGCGTGGCGACATCCTGAGGGCTGCCGGAGACGGCGCCGGCATCCTCGGGCTCATCGACGGAGTCTTCTTCCAGGACTGCTCCGTGGCGCACCGCGAGATCCTGTCGGTGCTCCGCCGCGGGGTGCGCGTGATCGGGGCCTCCAGCATGGGAGCGCTGCGGGCTGCGGAGCTGGACGGGTTCGGGATGGAGGGTGTCGGGGAGATCTATGCGCTCTACCGCTCCGCTGCCGTGGAGTCGGACGACGAAGTCGCCCTGAGCTTCGATCCGCTCTCGTTCCGCCCGCTCTCGGAGCCGCTGATCAACATCCGGCACAATCTGAGGCGGGCGGTGGAGCAGGGGGTCCTGGACCCCGGGGAGGCGGAGACCCTCCTGTCGGCAGCCCGGGATCTCTACTTTCCCCGGCGGACCTGGGCGGCGGTGCTGCGTGCCGCCGAAGATCGCATCGATTCCGGCTCCCTGGAGAGGTTCCGCCATTTTCTGGAGACCGACTACAGGGACCTGAAGAGGGAGGACGCGATAGCGGCCCTGCAGAGGATCGCCGAGATCGTGGAGGGGGGATAG
- a CDS encoding MoaD family protein yields the protein MMVRVRAFARFAEIIGRDQEIEIAEGWTVGVLLNRLAALHPGLEEELYDEQGALRDHVIVMRNRRHIDTCGGLQTALCEGDEIAIFPPVAGG from the coding sequence ATGATGGTCCGAGTCAGGGCGTTTGCACGGTTTGCCGAGATCATCGGCAGGGATCAGGAGATCGAGATCGCGGAGGGATGGACCGTGGGGGTGCTGCTGAACCGCCTCGCCGCACTCCACCCCGGACTCGAGGAGGAACTATACGACGAGCAGGGAGCGCTCCGAGACCACGTGATTGTCATGCGGAACCGTCGGCACATCGATACCTGCGGCGGTCTGCAGACCGCGCTCTGCGAGGGGGACGAGATCGCGATCTTCCCCCCCGTTGCGGGAGGATAG
- a CDS encoding molybdenum cofactor biosynthesis protein MoaE, translating to MPSGTIEIREEDFSVDAVLSELRDERAGAVVSFIGTVRGDRIEKMVLEAYPEVAVQELEKIREEAMDRFRILSLSVIHRIGTLSVGEKIVLIAAAAPHRHEAFLACEYAIDELKKRVPIWKKEIGPSGEVWVEGHRGISR from the coding sequence ATGCCGTCAGGAACGATCGAGATCCGGGAGGAGGACTTCTCTGTCGACGCGGTACTCTCCGAGCTGCGGGACGAGCGCGCGGGGGCGGTGGTCAGCTTCATCGGGACCGTGCGGGGCGACAGGATCGAGAAGATGGTGCTCGAGGCGTATCCGGAGGTGGCCGTACAGGAGCTGGAGAAGATCCGCGAAGAGGCGATGGACAGGTTCCGGATCCTCTCGCTCTCTGTCATCCACCGCATCGGGACACTGTCGGTGGGCGAGAAGATCGTGCTCATCGCGGCAGCGGCCCCGCACCGCCACGAGGCGTTCCTGGCCTGCGAATACGCGATCGACGAGCTGAAGAAACGCGTACCCATCTGGAAGAAGGAGATCGGGCCCTCGGGAGAGGTGTGGGTGGAGGGGCACCGGGGAATCTCCCGGTAG
- a CDS encoding MoaD/ThiS family protein, with protein MRVELPGGGACEVPIRESKIADVLRELRINPLDVIVVKNGRIVPEDDDVRDGDCIRLIDVKSGG; from the coding sequence GTGAGAGTCGAGCTTCCGGGAGGGGGGGCGTGCGAGGTGCCGATTCGGGAATCGAAGATCGCGGACGTCCTCCGCGAGCTCCGCATCAATCCCCTCGATGTCATCGTCGTCAAGAACGGGCGGATCGTGCCGGAGGACGACGATGTCCGCGATGGCGATTGCATCCGCCTCATCGACGTGAAGTCGGGCGGCTGA
- a CDS encoding mRNA surveillance protein pelota: MKSEFLDFRGDHGEIRLVPETLDDLWHLGHLIRPGDLVFATTLRSMEAVTDRVRPEKAEKRPVRLGIRAEKVDFQSYAARLRIGGVIQFGVDVGSYHTVNLEAGQEISVIKTWTRQDRERIERAVKASVFGVVHILTLEEGAAELYRIRQYGPEEVAEVTMGSGKGGGAYQRQEFFDTIRRWLAEVTGPIVLAGPGFVKEDFLKYLRDAGDPVVDRIRVVDTRRTGRGGVQDVIGQGALERLSGDLQLQREVQAMEELLMRISCGRPAAYGRAEVREATSYGAVQQILVVDDLLRDPGIRTLIEESERTGARVVILSSAFDPGRRLTALGGIAALLRFPIA; this comes from the coding sequence ATGAAGAGTGAGTTCCTGGACTTCCGTGGCGATCACGGGGAGATACGTCTGGTGCCCGAGACGCTGGACGACCTCTGGCACCTCGGGCACCTGATCCGCCCCGGGGATCTGGTGTTTGCCACGACGCTCCGCAGCATGGAGGCGGTGACAGACAGGGTGCGGCCGGAGAAGGCGGAGAAGCGCCCCGTCCGCCTGGGCATCCGGGCGGAGAAGGTCGACTTCCAGAGCTACGCCGCAAGGCTGCGGATCGGGGGGGTCATCCAGTTCGGGGTGGACGTCGGTTCCTATCATACGGTGAACCTGGAGGCCGGCCAGGAGATCTCGGTGATCAAGACCTGGACACGGCAGGATCGGGAGCGTATCGAGCGGGCGGTGAAGGCATCCGTCTTCGGAGTGGTGCACATCCTCACCCTCGAAGAGGGTGCTGCGGAGCTCTACCGCATCCGCCAGTACGGGCCCGAGGAGGTGGCGGAGGTGACCATGGGGAGCGGGAAAGGAGGCGGCGCCTACCAGAGGCAGGAGTTCTTCGATACGATCCGCCGCTGGCTTGCCGAGGTCACCGGGCCGATCGTCCTGGCCGGGCCCGGTTTTGTCAAAGAGGATTTCTTGAAATACCTCCGGGACGCCGGCGATCCCGTCGTGGACCGCATCCGCGTCGTGGACACGCGGCGCACCGGGCGGGGAGGGGTGCAGGACGTGATCGGCCAGGGGGCCCTCGAGCGCCTCTCGGGCGACCTCCAGCTCCAGCGGGAGGTGCAGGCGATGGAGGAGCTGCTGATGCGGATCAGCTGCGGGAGGCCCGCTGCCTACGGGCGGGCGGAGGTGCGAGAAGCCACCTCCTATGGCGCCGTCCAGCAGATCCTGGTCGTGGACGACCTCCTGCGGGACCCCGGCATCCGGACACTGATCGAGGAGAGCGAACGGACGGGCGCCCGGGTGGTGATCCTCTCTTCTGCCTTCGATCCGGGGCGTCGATTGACGGCGCTCGGGGGGATCGCCGCCCTGCTTCGGTTCCCGATCGCATGA